A genomic window from Salvia miltiorrhiza cultivar Shanhuang (shh) chromosome 5, IMPLAD_Smil_shh, whole genome shotgun sequence includes:
- the LOC131024940 gene encoding probable indole-3-pyruvate monooxygenase YUCCA4, with amino-acid sequence MASLNDDANNPLHRCLVVIVGAGPSGLAVAACLQRNGVPSLILERSSCLASLWRDRTYDRLKLHLPKHLCHLPFLDFPRHFPTYPTKDQFVEYVESYARHFSIGPRFGQTVVRAEFDPAVGLWRVQSQDRLYVSSFLVVASGENVEPVMPDITGFETFSGPIIHTCAYKSGLEFRNRRVLVVGCGNSGMEVSLDLCRYNAIPHMVVRNSVHILPRDILGISTFALAMALLKWLPLRLVDKLLLVLATFTLGDTEAFGLPRPKTGPIGLKNATGKTPVLDVGAFSHIKSGKIKVMKGVREITKRGAKFMDGQEKEFDSIILATGYKSNVPTWLKGSDFFTEDGKPKASFGDGWRGKNGLYVVGFTRQGILGTSSDALKIAADIAHKLRIIKSSSQN; translated from the exons ATGGCTTCTCTCAACGACGACGCCAATAACCCACTCCACCGCTGCCTCGTCGTGATCGTGGGCGCCGGGCCCTCGGGCCTCGCCGTGGCCGCATGCCTGCAGCGGAACGGCGTTCCATCCCTCATTCTCGAACGAAGCTCCTGCCTAGCCTCGCTGTGGCGCGACCGAACCTACGACAGGCTCAAACTCCACCTCCCGAAGCACCTCTGCCACCTCCCGTTCCTCGATTTCCCGCGCCATTTCCCCACGTACCCGACCAAGGATCAGTTCGTCGAGTACGTGGAGTCCTACGCCCGCCACTTCTCGATCGGCCCCAGGTTCGGGCAGACCGTGGTGCGGGCGGAGTTCGACCCCGCGGTCGGGCTTTGGAGGGTCCAGAGCCAGGACCGCCTCTACGTTAGCAGCTTCCTCGTAGTTGCTAGCGGAGAGAACGTCGAGCCCGTGATGCCTGACATCACGGGCTTCGAGACCTTCTCGGGGCCCATCATTCATACGTGCGCGTATAAATCGGGCCTCGAGTTCCGCAACCGGAGGGTTTTGGTTGTGGGCTGTGGGAATTCTGGCATGGAAGTTAGCTTAGATCTTTGCAGATACAATGCAATTCCTCACATGGTGGTCAGAAACTCT GTTCATATTCTACCGAGGGATATATTGGGAATTTCAACATTTGCATTAGCTATGGCTCTTCTAAAATGGTTGCCCTTGAGATTAGTGGACAAGTTGCTACTTGTGTTGGCCACCTTCACATTGGGTGACACTGAGGCTTTCGGGCTCCCGCGCCCGAAAACTGGGCCGATCGGGCTCAAGAACGCCACCGGGAAGACCCCGGTGCTAGATGTCGGAGCATTTTCCCACATTAAATCAGGCAAGATTAAG GTGATGAAAGGTGTGAGAGAGATAACAAAAAGGGGAGCCAAATTCATGGATGGTCAAGAAAAGGAATTTGATTCTATAATTTTGGCAACGGGGTACAAGAGCAATGTGCCTACTTGGCTCAAG GGCAGTGATTTCTTCACAGAAGATGGAAAGCCAAAGGCCTCTTTTGGAGATGGTTGGAGAGGCAAGAATGGGTTATATGTTGTAGGCTTTACGAGGCAAGGCATTCTTGGAACATCATCGGATGCACTCAAAATTGCTGCAGATATTGCTCATAAACTTAGGATTATCAAAAGCAGCAGTCAAAATTAG